In Metasolibacillus fluoroglycofenilyticus, a single window of DNA contains:
- a CDS encoding response regulator transcription factor — protein sequence MKQKILVVEDDQMIRNLIKIYLQKEGYEVVEATDGEMAKHVFLTEHPCLIILDLMLPKISGEQLCEWIKEQERNEVSIIMLSAKVQTADKIHGLRLGADGYITKPFDPEELLAHVEAILRRTGQFCQKISYGGLCIKPRKGEVVLYNQKIHLTKHEFQLLYYFMENPNIVIPRENLLEHLYPHLEKEVMERTIDAHIKKLREKIEENSSKPKRIQTVRGMGYKFVTE from the coding sequence TTGAAACAAAAGATTTTAGTAGTTGAAGATGACCAAATGATTCGTAATTTAATTAAGATTTATTTACAAAAAGAAGGATATGAAGTGGTGGAAGCAACGGATGGAGAAATGGCGAAGCATGTATTTCTAACTGAGCATCCATGCTTAATTATTTTGGATTTAATGCTTCCAAAAATCAGTGGAGAACAATTATGTGAGTGGATTAAAGAGCAAGAAAGAAATGAAGTATCTATTATTATGTTAAGCGCAAAAGTACAAACTGCTGATAAAATTCATGGGCTTCGATTAGGTGCAGATGGTTATATAACAAAGCCGTTTGACCCAGAAGAATTGCTTGCTCATGTAGAAGCGATATTAAGGAGGACAGGTCAATTTTGCCAAAAAATTTCATACGGTGGTTTATGCATTAAACCAAGAAAGGGGGAGGTTGTTTTATATAATCAAAAAATTCACCTAACAAAACACGAATTTCAATTATTGTATTATTTTATGGAGAATCCAAACATTGTCATACCGCGTGAAAACTTATTGGAGCACTTATATCCACATCTTGAAAAAGAGGTGATGGAAAGAACAATTGATGCACATATAAAAAAACTTCGCGAAAAGATTGAAGAGAATTCTAGTAAGCCAAAAAGGATTCAAACAGTTCGTGGAATGGGGTATAAATTTGTTACGGAATAA
- a CDS encoding mannitol-1-phosphate 5-dehydrogenase yields the protein MKAVHFGAGNIGRGFIGLLLHQSGYKTCFVDVNEEIVDLLNNKHQYTVKLAEASGDELLVENVHAINSLKNPELVVDEIANADIVTAAVGANILPLIAGLIAKGLKKRLTQYKTPLTIIACENMIGGSAFLKEKVYEGLTNDEKVQFDIYFSFPNAAVDRIVPNQTNADKLAVTVEPFYEWVVDESEINGATPQIQGVTFVQDLEPFIERKLFTVNTGHAVVAYFGYLAGIRNMHEALANAEIREIIERVLQETGRYLIAAYSFDEKVHAAYVQKIIGRFANPYISDDTTRVGRSPMRKLKNNDRLVRPAIKYVEMFDDIPEYLTKGIAAALHYDFKEDAEANEIQKMIEQKGIEFAIEKATSLQPDTGLFKMIHKQYDDMSFKKN from the coding sequence ATGAAGGCTGTTCATTTTGGTGCTGGAAATATCGGGAGAGGCTTTATCGGCTTATTGCTACATCAATCGGGCTATAAAACTTGCTTTGTAGACGTGAATGAAGAGATTGTTGATTTATTAAATAATAAGCATCAATATACTGTAAAGCTTGCAGAAGCTTCAGGGGACGAGCTACTAGTCGAAAATGTTCATGCGATTAATAGTTTAAAAAACCCTGAGCTTGTCGTTGATGAGATTGCAAATGCAGATATTGTCACTGCTGCGGTAGGAGCTAACATTCTTCCATTAATTGCAGGATTAATTGCGAAGGGCTTAAAAAAACGCCTTACGCAATATAAAACACCTTTAACAATCATTGCATGTGAAAATATGATTGGTGGTAGTGCTTTTTTAAAGGAAAAGGTATATGAAGGGTTGACGAATGACGAAAAAGTCCAATTCGACATATACTTTAGCTTTCCAAATGCGGCAGTGGACCGAATTGTTCCAAACCAAACAAATGCAGATAAGCTAGCAGTAACAGTAGAGCCGTTCTATGAGTGGGTTGTGGATGAGTCCGAGATAAATGGAGCTACTCCTCAAATTCAAGGAGTTACATTTGTTCAAGACTTAGAGCCATTTATCGAGCGTAAATTGTTCACTGTCAATACAGGACATGCTGTTGTGGCTTATTTTGGTTATTTAGCTGGGATTCGCAATATGCATGAGGCGCTTGCAAATGCTGAAATAAGAGAAATCATTGAACGTGTTTTGCAGGAAACAGGCAGATATTTGATTGCAGCCTACTCCTTTGATGAAAAGGTGCATGCGGCATATGTACAAAAGATTATCGGTCGTTTCGCTAACCCATATATTTCGGATGACACGACAAGGGTAGGGCGTTCACCAATGCGTAAGCTTAAAAACAATGACAGACTTGTACGTCCTGCAATTAAATATGTAGAAATGTTCGACGATATTCCAGAGTATTTAACGAAAGGAATAGCCGCAGCCTTACATTATGATTTTAAAGAAGATGCAGAGGCGAATGAAATACAGAAAATGATTGAACAAAAAGGTATCGAATTTGCAATTGAAAAAGCTACGAGTTTACAGCCGGATACAGGGCTTTTTAAAATGATTCACAAACAGTATGATGACATGTCTTTTAAGAAAAATTAA
- a CDS encoding carboxymuconolactone decarboxylase family protein yields the protein MKIVEQELYKKIYDVNEFYTALYKGLRTFKYMKNNKKNNELSSHFIERIMLAVTEVNGCEICSYAHTKYALEQGMSNTEIKMLLSGDTDGISEQEMTAIIFAQHYADTRGNPTREAWNHLVKVYGTEKALGILGAIRAIMAGNIYGIAISAFRSRMKGRKIEKTNLFYEIKMLMSIIIFLPVAVIHGYISNLFKAPVINFK from the coding sequence ATGAAAATAGTAGAACAGGAACTTTATAAAAAAATTTATGACGTAAATGAATTTTATACTGCTCTTTATAAAGGACTAAGAACATTCAAATATATGAAAAACAATAAAAAGAACAATGAGCTGTCCTCACATTTTATTGAAAGGATTATGCTGGCTGTAACAGAAGTGAATGGCTGTGAGATTTGTTCATATGCACATACAAAATATGCTTTAGAACAAGGTATGAGCAATACAGAAATAAAAATGCTTCTTTCAGGGGATACGGATGGGATTTCTGAACAGGAAATGACGGCGATTATTTTTGCGCAGCATTATGCAGATACGAGAGGGAATCCTACTAGGGAAGCATGGAATCATCTAGTGAAAGTCTATGGAACAGAAAAGGCATTAGGCATTTTGGGAGCAATTCGTGCAATAATGGCCGGAAATATATACGGAATTGCAATAAGCGCATTTAGAAGTCGGATGAAAGGTAGAAAGATTGAAAAGACCAATTTATTTTATGAAATAAAAATGCTGATGAGCATTATTATTTTTTTACCTGTTGCTGTAATTCATGGATACATATCAAATCTATTTAAAGCTCCTGTTATTAATTTTAAATAA
- a CDS encoding cyclase family protein — MTNDLLQAIEVLKGKKWVDLTHTFGPDSPHFFMFEDAKFETLFSHDEGFFAQQFSFPGQYGTHIDPPIHFVRDTRYLDELNLKELVLPLVVIDKSKEAKEDNDFTLSVQDILAFEAEHGEIEAGTFVALRTDWSKRWPDKEAFNNKDKEGNNHIPGWGLEALQFLFKERKVSAVGHETFDTDSAADFLRNGKLEGEYFVLEQDTYQIELLTNLDQLPAKGAVIFNIVPKPEKASGFPVRSFAILP, encoded by the coding sequence ATGACAAATGATTTACTACAGGCAATTGAAGTATTAAAGGGGAAGAAATGGGTGGATTTAACACATACATTCGGGCCAGATTCCCCTCATTTTTTCATGTTTGAGGATGCGAAGTTTGAAACGCTGTTTTCACATGATGAAGGTTTTTTTGCGCAGCAATTTTCATTCCCAGGTCAATATGGTACACATATTGACCCACCGATTCATTTCGTGCGTGATACACGCTACTTAGATGAGTTAAATTTGAAGGAGCTTGTGCTACCACTCGTTGTTATTGATAAGTCAAAGGAAGCGAAGGAAGATAATGATTTCACTTTAAGTGTACAGGATATTTTAGCGTTCGAGGCTGAGCATGGTGAAATTGAAGCAGGTACATTTGTTGCCTTGCGCACAGATTGGAGTAAGCGCTGGCCGGATAAAGAAGCATTTAATAACAAAGATAAGGAAGGGAATAATCATATTCCAGGCTGGGGTTTAGAGGCACTACAGTTTTTATTTAAAGAGCGTAAAGTGAGTGCTGTTGGACATGAAACATTTGATACTGATTCTGCTGCAGATTTCCTCAGAAATGGTAAGCTTGAGGGAGAATATTTTGTACTTGAGCAAGATACGTATCAAATCGAGCTATTAACCAATTTAGATCAGCTTCCAGCAAAGGGAGCCGTTATTTTTAATATCGTACCAAAGCCGGAAAAAGCATCTGGCTTCCCAGTGCGCTCATTTGCAATTTTACCTTAA
- a CDS encoding glutaredoxin family protein, with translation MNTVTVYTTTRCPYCVMLKNFLSEQNIAFEEVNVETKPDIVQKLLNTTGQMGVPQTEVNGQWFVGYDPNNIMKALKN, from the coding sequence TTGAATACAGTAACGGTTTATACAACAACAAGATGTCCGTATTGTGTCATGTTAAAAAACTTTTTGTCTGAACAAAATATTGCATTTGAAGAGGTGAATGTTGAGACGAAACCCGACATTGTGCAAAAGCTTTTAAACACAACAGGACAAATGGGTGTTCCTCAGACGGAAGTGAATGGTCAATGGTTTGTAGGCTATGACCCAAATAATATTATGAAGGCATTAAAAAATTAA
- a CDS encoding ABC transporter ATP-binding protein codes for MSIVYKNLCKQYPNAQAPAVNNINLTINEGEFIVFLGPSGCGKTTLLKMTNRIYELTSGSIEINGQDVMKFKPEELRRQIGYVIQQNGLFPHMTIEQNISVVPQLLKWEQEAITKRVDELLTLVHLDPNQFRKRYPNQLSGGQQQRVGIARAMAANPSILLMDEPFGAIDAITRTSLQDELHKIQRQLKQTILFVTHDVDEAIRLADRIIIMEKGEIVQFDTPYEIITNPRTEFVKKLVGNRDIYRRMNLLRLCDIINYSSSSELSSVFFEDGFHINTSVKDVFARFVETGKKEFTIYDDTNTKIDTISFDQLLMALTLDESQSPSLL; via the coding sequence ATGAGTATCGTCTATAAAAATTTGTGCAAACAATATCCAAATGCACAAGCTCCTGCCGTAAATAATATTAATTTAACGATTAATGAGGGCGAATTCATCGTATTTTTAGGTCCTTCTGGTTGTGGAAAAACAACATTATTAAAAATGACGAATCGAATTTATGAACTGACTTCAGGCTCTATTGAAATAAATGGACAAGATGTAATGAAATTTAAGCCAGAGGAGCTTCGCCGACAAATTGGATACGTTATTCAACAGAATGGCTTATTTCCTCATATGACGATAGAACAAAATATTTCAGTTGTCCCACAATTATTAAAATGGGAACAAGAAGCAATAACGAAACGGGTAGATGAGCTTTTAACATTAGTTCATCTCGACCCTAATCAATTTAGAAAGCGCTATCCAAACCAGCTTTCGGGAGGTCAGCAGCAACGTGTAGGTATTGCCCGCGCAATGGCCGCTAATCCTTCGATTTTACTAATGGATGAGCCATTTGGAGCAATTGATGCGATTACACGAACTAGCCTGCAAGATGAACTGCATAAAATTCAGCGTCAATTGAAGCAAACGATTCTATTTGTCACTCATGATGTAGATGAAGCAATCAGATTAGCAGACCGAATCATTATTATGGAAAAAGGGGAAATTGTACAATTCGATACACCGTATGAAATCATTACAAATCCCCGAACTGAATTTGTCAAAAAATTAGTTGGCAATCGCGATATTTACCGACGTATGAATCTTCTTCGCTTATGTGATATAATAAATTATTCGAGCAGTAGTGAGTTAAGCTCCGTATTTTTCGAGGATGGATTCCATATAAATACTTCTGTTAAAGACGTTTTCGCAAGGTTTGTAGAAACAGGTAAAAAAGAGTTTACTATTTATGATGATACGAATACAAAAATTGATACGATTTCTTTTGATCAATTATTAATGGCTTTAACACTTGATGAGAGTCAATCACCTTCACTACTATGA
- the ptsP gene encoding phosphoenolpyruvate--protein phosphotransferase, with protein MIGNLKGIAASGGVAIGKAFLMIEPDLTITKTTIGSKEAEVTKFYEAVNAAKLELEKIRKRAEIDLGSENAAIFDAHLLVLSDPELLGAVEGKINDKAMNAEAALQETADTFIIMFEQLDNEYMRERAADIRDVTKRVIAKLLNVEIPNLGLIDEEVIIVAEDLAPSDTAQLNRAFAKGFTTNMGGRTSHSAIMARSLEIPAVVGTKSVTATIKPGDLIIVDGDNGEVIINPDADVIERYKAKRSEQEAEKQALLLLKNKQTITQDGIHVEVAANIGTPKDVAGVLENGGEGIGLYRTEFLYMERDSLPTEEEQFQAYKQVLEQMGDKPVVVRTLDIGGDKHLPYLDLPEEMNPFLGFRAIRLCLEEQTIFRTQLRALLRASNFGNLKIMFPMIATLEEFREAKGLLQEEKELLHQEGIFVSEDIEIGIMVEIPSTAVLADQFAQEVDFFSVGTNDLIQYTMAADRMNESVAHLYQPYHPAILRLIKMVIDAAHAHKKWAGMCGEMAGDSIAIPLLLGLGLDEFSMSAPSMLKARKQINQLSQAKMKQLVETALTMQTSEQVKQYVKETLKI; from the coding sequence ATGATAGGAAATTTAAAAGGAATTGCTGCATCTGGTGGCGTTGCTATCGGTAAAGCATTTTTAATGATAGAACCAGATTTAACGATTACGAAAACGACTATAGGAAGTAAAGAAGCTGAGGTCACTAAATTTTATGAGGCAGTAAATGCAGCAAAATTAGAGTTAGAAAAAATTCGTAAGCGGGCGGAAATTGATTTAGGGTCCGAAAACGCTGCTATTTTTGATGCACATTTACTCGTGCTCAGTGACCCTGAATTATTAGGAGCTGTTGAAGGGAAAATAAACGATAAAGCAATGAATGCAGAAGCGGCTTTGCAGGAAACTGCCGATACATTTATCATTATGTTTGAACAGCTTGACAACGAGTATATGCGTGAGCGAGCGGCGGATATTCGCGATGTTACAAAGCGAGTAATCGCCAAGCTGTTGAATGTAGAAATTCCGAATCTTGGATTAATCGATGAGGAAGTCATTATCGTTGCAGAAGATTTAGCACCATCGGACACAGCGCAGCTAAATAGAGCATTCGCCAAAGGGTTCACAACAAATATGGGCGGCCGCACATCACATTCCGCGATTATGGCTCGCTCTTTAGAAATCCCTGCGGTTGTTGGCACAAAAAGTGTAACAGCTACTATTAAGCCAGGGGATTTAATAATTGTCGATGGAGATAATGGCGAGGTCATCATTAATCCTGACGCTGATGTGATTGAGCGCTACAAAGCGAAAAGAAGCGAGCAAGAAGCTGAGAAACAGGCGCTTTTATTGCTTAAAAATAAGCAAACAATTACACAGGATGGCATACATGTTGAAGTAGCGGCAAACATCGGGACGCCAAAAGATGTAGCAGGCGTACTTGAAAACGGCGGAGAAGGAATCGGACTGTATCGTACGGAGTTTTTGTATATGGAGCGAGATTCATTGCCAACTGAGGAAGAGCAATTTCAAGCATATAAACAAGTGCTTGAACAAATGGGAGATAAGCCAGTTGTTGTTCGGACATTGGATATTGGGGGGGATAAACACCTTCCATATTTAGATTTACCTGAGGAAATGAATCCATTTCTTGGTTTTCGAGCAATTCGACTTTGTCTAGAGGAACAGACGATTTTCAGAACGCAACTGCGTGCATTATTGCGTGCAAGTAATTTTGGAAATTTGAAAATCATGTTTCCAATGATTGCAACTTTAGAGGAATTTAGAGAGGCAAAGGGGCTACTACAAGAAGAAAAAGAACTGCTTCACCAAGAAGGAATATTTGTATCAGAGGATATAGAAATTGGCATTATGGTAGAAATCCCTTCGACAGCAGTATTAGCAGACCAATTTGCACAGGAAGTGGACTTTTTCAGTGTTGGCACAAATGATTTAATTCAATATACGATGGCTGCAGACAGAATGAACGAGTCTGTTGCCCATTTATATCAGCCGTATCATCCGGCTATTTTGAGATTAATTAAAATGGTCATCGATGCGGCACATGCTCATAAAAAATGGGCAGGCATGTGTGGAGAAATGGCTGGAGATTCAATTGCTATTCCGTTATTGCTTGGATTGGGATTAGATGAATTTTCGATGAGTGCACCGTCCATGCTAAAAGCAAGAAAGCAAATCAATCAGCTTTCGCAAGCGAAAATGAAGCAACTTGTAGAAACGGCTTTGACAATGCAAACTTCCGAGCAAGTGAAACAATATGTTAAAGAAACGTTAAAAATATAA
- a CDS encoding cytochrome c biogenesis CcdA family protein produces MIIETDTVLLIGIFLAFGAGAISFLSPCVLPLFPAYLSYITGISVMEIQVEQTAAIRKKLLSHSVIFLIGIGVVFISLGASASYLGQWLQQLFVGNIALLIQRLAGIFIIFMGLVVTGWLTIPTFMKERRLHYTKKSTSYLGTFFVGLGFAAGWTPCIGPIFASILLLAATNPSHGLLYTFMYVIGFAVPFIVLTFFIGSSKWIVGKTGIIMKVGGIMMVLMGILLFFGLMPRLSAFLLRLIDGTWLSNLG; encoded by the coding sequence ATGATTATAGAAACAGATACAGTCCTTTTAATAGGAATTTTTTTAGCGTTTGGGGCGGGGGCCATTTCTTTTTTATCACCATGTGTATTACCTTTATTTCCTGCCTATTTATCCTACATTACAGGAATTAGTGTGATGGAAATTCAAGTAGAACAAACCGCTGCCATTCGAAAAAAACTATTAAGCCATTCTGTTATTTTTTTAATTGGAATTGGCGTTGTTTTTATTAGTTTAGGTGCCAGTGCTTCTTATTTAGGACAGTGGTTACAACAGTTATTCGTAGGAAATATTGCGTTACTTATACAGCGACTTGCTGGGATATTTATAATCTTTATGGGGTTAGTCGTTACGGGATGGTTAACAATACCAACCTTCATGAAGGAAAGAAGACTCCACTATACAAAAAAATCAACGAGCTATTTAGGGACATTCTTTGTTGGATTAGGTTTTGCAGCAGGCTGGACACCCTGCATCGGTCCGATTTTCGCATCGATTTTGCTGTTAGCTGCAACAAATCCAAGTCATGGTCTTCTCTATACGTTTATGTATGTAATTGGTTTTGCAGTGCCGTTTATTGTTTTAACATTTTTCATCGGTTCATCCAAATGGATTGTAGGCAAAACGGGAATCATTATGAAAGTGGGAGGGATTATGATGGTTCTCATGGGCATCCTTTTATTCTTCGGGCTAATGCCTCGTTTAAGCGCTTTTTTATTAAGGTTAATTGATGGAACATGGCTATCTAATTTAGGATAG
- a CDS encoding TlpA family protein disulfide reductase — MKKVVLSLFLIAMVGYALVEYISAHSSRISTNTPVISSNTDMEITETNDVGIRRGNIAPNFTLETLEGETLSLSEFKGKKVFLNFWATWCPPCRAEMPDIQKFSEDEDVLVFAINLTYTEDSLITVNNFIQDKGFTSPVLIDKNGEVAELFRVQAYPTSYMIDSNGRIQYVALGALNYDLMVKEFRKLK, encoded by the coding sequence GTGAAAAAAGTAGTATTAAGCTTATTTTTAATTGCAATGGTTGGTTATGCATTAGTTGAATATATATCAGCTCATTCTAGTCGAATAAGTACAAATACACCTGTTATTTCTTCTAATACTGATATGGAAATTACAGAGACAAATGATGTAGGTATTAGACGTGGGAATATTGCGCCTAATTTTACGTTGGAAACACTGGAAGGTGAGACTCTTTCACTTTCAGAATTTAAGGGGAAAAAGGTATTCCTAAATTTTTGGGCTACTTGGTGTCCACCTTGTCGAGCAGAGATGCCGGATATACAAAAATTTTCTGAAGACGAGGATGTGCTTGTTTTCGCTATTAATTTAACGTATACAGAAGATTCTTTAATAACTGTTAATAATTTCATTCAAGATAAAGGGTTCACTTCTCCAGTTTTAATTGATAAAAATGGAGAAGTCGCTGAACTGTTTCGGGTTCAGGCCTATCCGACATCTTATATGATTGATTCAAACGGGAGAATTCAGTACGTGGCATTAGGTGCACTGAATTACGATTTGATGGTTAAAGAGTTTAGGAAGTTAAAGTAA
- a CDS encoding TlpA disulfide reductase family protein translates to MIKKYFPLVIIVLLGCYAIFDFLLKEEMLETEVSSEQEILDEPSKDTSDDLAEASFIESSQTTPKIEVAPSFELSDLTGATVNLSDFKGKIVILNFWASWCPPCREEMPHMQSFYEKNKENDIEIIAVNLTNLDSGQRAIEQFVQDYGLTFPVLLDEKGNVGIMYEIMTIPTSYILDAEGRIFQKIIGSMDEQIMDDIVNAIRMYDQEHGE, encoded by the coding sequence ATGATTAAAAAGTATTTCCCTCTCGTAATCATAGTATTATTAGGTTGCTATGCAATTTTCGACTTTTTATTAAAAGAAGAGATGCTGGAAACTGAAGTATCGAGTGAACAAGAAATCTTGGATGAGCCTTCTAAAGATACATCTGATGATTTGGCTGAAGCTAGCTTTATAGAATCTAGCCAAACTACACCCAAAATTGAAGTTGCCCCAAGCTTTGAATTATCAGATTTGACTGGAGCAACTGTTAATCTTTCCGACTTCAAAGGAAAAATCGTGATTTTAAACTTCTGGGCCAGTTGGTGTCCGCCATGTAGGGAAGAAATGCCGCATATGCAAAGTTTTTATGAAAAAAATAAAGAGAATGACATAGAAATAATTGCTGTTAACCTTACGAATCTTGATTCGGGACAACGAGCGATTGAACAATTTGTGCAAGATTATGGATTAACATTTCCTGTATTACTAGACGAGAAAGGGAATGTCGGGATAATGTACGAAATTATGACGATACCGACGAGCTATATTTTAGATGCTGAAGGACGAATTTTCCAAAAAATAATTGGCTCAATGGATGAACAAATAATGGATGATATAGTTAATGCAATTCGAATGTACGACCAAGAACACGGGGAATAG
- a CDS encoding PTS sugar transporter subunit IIA has translation MALSILVEENILLNQQLATKEEAIRLAGQILVDRGYVGTDYIEKMLEREESLSTFMGNFVAIPHGTDDAKKEVKESGISIIQVPEGVDFGDGNIVKLIFGIAGKGDDHLDILSNIAIAVSEVENVEKIVSATSAKDILSFFEGVN, from the coding sequence ATGGCATTATCAATTTTAGTAGAAGAAAATATTTTACTTAATCAACAATTAGCAACAAAGGAGGAGGCAATTCGTTTAGCAGGGCAAATTTTAGTAGATCGTGGCTATGTAGGAACAGACTATATCGAAAAAATGTTAGAAAGAGAAGAATCACTATCCACGTTTATGGGCAATTTTGTAGCAATTCCACATGGTACAGATGATGCTAAAAAAGAAGTGAAGGAATCGGGCATTTCAATTATTCAAGTGCCAGAAGGTGTAGATTTTGGGGATGGTAACATCGTGAAATTGATTTTTGGTATTGCTGGTAAAGGCGATGACCATTTAGATATTTTATCGAATATCGCAATTGCTGTTTCGGAAGTAGAGAATGTAGAGAAGATTGTGAGCGCTACTTCAGCGAAGGACATCCTTTCCTTTTTCGAAGGAGTGAACTAA
- a CDS encoding OsmC family protein, whose protein sequence is MKFSFENDCLVGYLEFGNLYASPNSLKGYKPYELMVTSLVTCSGALLVKLLQKKRIAFTNVSFQAEGNRNPDIANRIESIKITAYITFENVIAKEQLEKIEQLVIKNCGMLQTIIDSVNVTYSIQTKPAYGEGDAYD, encoded by the coding sequence ATGAAATTTAGCTTTGAAAATGATTGTTTAGTAGGGTATTTAGAATTTGGTAATTTATATGCGTCGCCAAATAGTTTGAAGGGGTATAAGCCTTATGAATTAATGGTAACATCTTTAGTTACGTGCAGCGGTGCATTACTTGTAAAATTACTTCAAAAAAAACGGATAGCATTTACAAATGTGTCTTTTCAAGCAGAAGGAAATCGGAATCCTGATATAGCAAATCGAATTGAGTCCATTAAAATTACAGCATATATTACATTTGAAAATGTTATTGCAAAGGAACAATTAGAGAAAATTGAACAGCTAGTAATAAAAAATTGCGGGATGCTGCAAACGATTATTGATTCTGTAAATGTTACTTATAGCATTCAAACTAAGCCAGCTTATGGAGAGGGGGATGCTTATGATTAA
- a CDS encoding helix-turn-helix domain-containing protein → MSKLNILLGTQIKRYRKRKNLTQEQLGERAGITRPRISEIERGVANLTISTLENILNALEIDLHELFNFGDVAKSPDIETKETLIYYQQELLKGLSTKEIQYIYNTTKEFIATLNEKK, encoded by the coding sequence ATGTCCAAACTGAATATTTTACTGGGAACTCAAATAAAACGCTATCGAAAACGTAAAAACCTTACTCAGGAGCAATTAGGTGAGAGGGCGGGTATAACACGACCACGTATTTCTGAAATAGAACGAGGAGTTGCTAATTTAACAATTAGCACTTTAGAAAATATACTTAATGCTTTAGAAATTGATTTACACGAACTTTTCAATTTTGGGGATGTAGCGAAATCACCAGATATTGAAACAAAGGAAACGTTGATATATTATCAGCAAGAGCTATTAAAGGGGCTTTCCACTAAAGAAATCCAATACATTTACAACACAACAAAAGAATTTATAGCCACTCTAAACGAGAAAAAATAA
- a CDS encoding IclR family transcriptional regulator produces the protein MNNRMNKIEGPTVQAVDRAISLLKIIANNRSPIQLADLVSATGMNRTTVWRMLSTLESHNLIERDPLTKGYQIGYEIIRLAANTDNYSHLIRRALPSMERLRDFFQESVLLGVPKSSQILTVEQINPSHSIRIADYVNEMSPLHSSSNGKLFLSSWSEEELNIYLEKPLKQVTPFTMTDPQELKKELQIIRERGFGTTFGELDENENGISTPILDSEGNMIAFLSIAGPGFRFTRDKVMSAGVRAVHEANEISKSLNLP, from the coding sequence ATGAATAATCGTATGAATAAAATCGAAGGCCCTACAGTACAGGCAGTGGATCGAGCAATTTCTTTACTAAAAATTATTGCAAATAATCGTTCTCCTATTCAATTAGCAGATTTAGTTAGTGCAACAGGCATGAATCGTACTACAGTTTGGCGCATGCTATCAACACTAGAAAGCCATAACTTAATCGAAAGAGACCCTTTAACGAAAGGCTATCAAATAGGCTATGAAATCATTCGATTAGCGGCAAACACGGATAATTATAGTCATTTAATTCGTCGTGCATTACCTAGTATGGAGCGATTACGTGATTTCTTCCAAGAATCTGTCTTGTTAGGTGTTCCTAAGTCATCACAAATACTGACGGTTGAACAAATTAATCCATCCCATAGTATTCGTATTGCAGATTATGTAAATGAAATGTCACCACTACACTCTTCTTCTAATGGAAAGTTATTTTTAAGCAGTTGGTCAGAAGAAGAATTAAATATTTACTTAGAAAAACCATTAAAACAAGTGACACCCTTTACAATGACAGACCCGCAGGAGCTCAAAAAAGAGCTGCAAATCATTCGTGAACGCGGCTTCGGAACAACCTTTGGCGAACTCGATGAAAATGAAAATGGCATCTCAACCCCCATTCTCGACTCGGAAGGCAATATGATTGCTTTTCTTTCAATCGCTGGACCGGGCTTCCGTTTTACCCGAGACAAAGTTATGTCTGCCGGTGTTCGTGCCGTCCACGAAGCAAATGAAATTTCAAAAAGTCTTAATCTTCCATAA
- a CDS encoding phosphocarrier protein HPr, translating into MANHTYTVIAESGIHARPASGIVQIASKYVSDIFMEYKEKKVNLKSILGVMSLGIGQGASISIFAEGTDQQEAVEAIESYLKSEGIIEL; encoded by the coding sequence ATGGCAAATCACACATACACAGTAATAGCGGAATCAGGAATTCACGCTAGACCAGCATCAGGAATTGTTCAAATCGCTTCAAAATATGTTTCAGATATTTTCATGGAGTATAAAGAGAAAAAAGTGAATTTAAAATCGATTCTTGGTGTTATGTCTCTTGGTATAGGGCAAGGAGCAAGCATTTCTATATTTGCCGAAGGAACTGACCAGCAGGAAGCAGTAGAGGCAATAGAAAGCTACCTTAAATCAGAAGGAATTATTGAGCTATGA